In a genomic window of Phaeodactylum tricornutum CCAP 1055/1 chromosome 6, whole genome shotgun sequence:
- a CDS encoding predicted protein has translation LSVCFLGTGAGRTSLERGNSATALRMGSSTFLFDAGEGVQTQMMRSKLKFRDVRKIFITHLHGDHIFGLLGLLLSMQESGRKKYALQIYGPVGLYNFIAMGLSLSMTEIKRISVEAEEIKTPEDALRFSSRPKGIRIKAAELHHIPKLQCFGYVVEEPQTQPINVDVEKAMELGLQPGKKYKLLKGGFPVMSDDGLREIRPEDVSVGEPGKPRKFALLGDCCNVPRPMAELCRNADVLIHEATFLESDSGERVDFGGHSTSAMAGRFADYVDAKVLLLNHISPAY, from the exons TTGTCCGTGTGTTTTCTCGGAACGGGCGCGGGTCGGACCTCGCTCGAACGCGGAAACTCCGCCACCGCCTTGCGCATGGGCAGCTCCACGTTCCTGTTCGATGCCGGGGAAGGCGTGCAAACGCAAATGATGCGTTCCAAACTCAAGTTCCGAGACGTGCGCAAAATATTCATCACCCATTTACACGGAGATCACATTTTTGGATTGCTCGGATTGCTCCTGTCGATGCAAGAGTCGGGGCGGA AAAAGTATGCTCTACAGATATACGGACCCGTTGGTCTCTACAACTTTATCGCTATGGGACTCTCACTCAGTATGACGGAGATAAAACGCATATCCGTGGAA GCGGAGGAAATCAAAACACCGGAAGACGCCCTCAGATTTAGTAGTCGGCCCAAGGGAATCAGGATCAAGGCTGCCGAGTTACATCACATTCCTAAACTACAGTGCTTTGGCTACGTTGTCGAAGAGCCACAGACCCAACCGATCAATGTTGACGTCGAAAAAGCCATGGAACTTGGCCTGCAACCTGGAAAGAAATACAAGCTTCTCAAGGGAGGGTTCCCAGTAATGAGCGATGATGGTTTGAGAGAGATAAGACCAGAGGATGTCTCCGTGGGAGAGCCGGGGAAACCCCGCAAGTTTGCACTGCTCGGTGACTGCTGTAACGTTCCACGCCCCATGGCGGAGCTTTGCAGAAATGCCGATGTACTGATCCACGAAGCAaccttcttggaaagcgaCTCGGGTGAGCGAGTGGACTTTGGTGGACACTCTACGTCCGCCATGGCTGGGCGGTTTGCTGACTACGTGGACGCCAAAGTTTTGCTACTGAACCATATTAGTCCAGCCTAC
- the CDKC2 gene encoding predicted protein (C-type cyclin dependent kinase 2, probably involved in transcriptional control) produces the protein MASVSTMVRPPPRRPGPPGPPPPSGRPKPPPPPPKSAPPPPPLPPKSNGPPPPAPPNVPPTPLSKRPADSVDAPIAKRARAGSVGQLSIRAPVVLRDVNVFTKKHQVGQGTYGSVFVGQDKVTNEIVALKRINTKQEENGFPITALREVKILKVLTHPNIVTLKEIVTSKGAFSFAEERPGLSSREIPKNVFMVFEYLEYDLTGVLETSEIRLTQDHVKSWSQQLLGGVHYMHTNKVIHRDLKASNLLINRQGELKIADWGLARSWNSEMKRLTNKVITLWYRPPELLLGCLEYTDKIDMWSVGCIIAEMFRRSGFLKGSNEATQLDLIFRTCGHPTKEEWPSLGDKCRLWKKLGPNAGQPRFPNRLAEALRAKLPNPKWMTDNAIELIAKLMALNPDHRWSAEQALDAEYFFENPIVKPANKLVMNFAVHSVHEWDCRRKFEQKMAQQRQAQQQTNGVHK, from the exons ATGGCGAGTGTGTCGACTATGGTACGCCCTCCCCCTAGACGCCCCGGGCCGCCCGGACCTCCGCCACCAAGCGGCCGCCCTAAGCCACCCCCACCACCCCCCAAATCGgctccaccgccgccaccactACCCCCCAAATCCAACGGACCTCCTCCTCCGGCGCCACCCAATGTGCCTCCGACCCCGCTCAGTAAACGCCCCGCTGACTCGGTGGATGCACCGATTGCGAAGCGCGCTCGCGCTGGTTCCGTGGGTCAACTTTCCATTCGAGCTCCCGTGGTCCTCCGTGACGTTAATGTTTTTACCAAGAAACATCAAGTCGGACAGGGGACCTACGGCAGTGTTTTTGTGGGCCAAGACAAGGTCACTAACGAAATTGTGGCTCTGAAACGGATCAACACGAAACAGGAGGAGAACGGTTTCCCCATTACGGCTCTTCGCGAAGTCAAAATCCTCAAGGTTTTGACGCATCCCAATATTGTGACGCTCAAGGAAATCGTGACATCCAAAGGTGCGTTTTCATTTGCGGAAGAAAGACCTGGGCTTTCGTCTC GCGAAATCCCCAAAAACGTCTTTATGGTCTTTGAATACCTCGAGTATGATTTGACCGGCGTACTGGAGACCTCCGAGATTCGCTTGACGCAGGATCACGTCAAATCTTGGTCTCAGCAGCTTCTTGGTGGTGTACATTACATGCACACCAACAAGGTCATCCACCGCGATTTGAAGGCTTCCAACTTGCTGATCAACCGCCAAGGCGAACTCAAAATTGCCGATTGGGGTTTGGCCCGTAGCTGGAACAGCGAAATGAAGCGATTGACGAATAAGGTGATTACTTTGTGGTATCGTCCTCCAGAACTCTTACTCGGATGCTTGGAGTATACCGACAAGATAGATATGTGGAGTGTCGGTTGCATCATTGCCGAAATGTTCCGTCGTTCCGGCTTCCTCAAGGGCAGCAACGAAGCCACTCAGTTGGATTTAATATTTCGTACTTGCGGCCATCCCACGAAGGAAGAGTGGCCGTCTCTAGGAGACAAGTGTCGTCTCTGGAAGAAGCTTGGTCCCAATGCGGGTCAGCCTCGATTCCCGAATCGGTTGGCGGAAGCTCTCCGAGCGAAACTTCCGAATCCCAAGTGGATGACCGACAATGCGATTGAGCTTATTGCCAAGCTGATGGCGTTGAACCCTGACCACCGCTGGTCGGCCGAACAGGCGTTGGATGCCGAGTACTTTTTCGAGAATCCGATCGTCAAGCCGGCGAACAAACTGGTGATGAATTTCGCCGTCCACAGTGTACACGAGTGGGATTGCCGCCGCAAGTTTGAACAAAAAATGGCTCAACAGCGCCAGGCCCAACAACAAACCAATGGGGTGCACAAGTAA
- a CDS encoding predicted protein, whose translation VPEDQRPVNEYLHVLRQPMFDWAATESGTSGLAVRLLLLYATVFGLVCYPISGATFTQEGYLLQKLAASNVGALLLVLILSIRLYAGWGYVGSRLTSKVIEYEETGWYDGDFERKTEAELKRDKFLYNDKVKPVVGRVRTFTLGIAG comes from the exons GTTCCGGAAGACCAGCGTCCCGTCAACGAATATTTGCACGTTCTGCGGCAGCCCATGTTTGATTGGGCCGCCACCGAATCCGGAACCTCCGGTTTGGCGGTGCGCCTTCTGCTTCTGTACGCGACCGTGTTTGGACTCGTCTGCTATCCCATTTCGGGAGCCA CCTTTACACAGGAAGGTTACTTATTGCAGAAATTGGCGGCGAGTAACGTTGGCGCCCTGTTACTGGTACTGATCTTGTCGATTCGGTTGTACGCGGGCTGGGGCTACGTCGGTAGTCGCCTCACGTCCAAAGTCATCGAATACGAAGAAACGGGATGGTACGACGGAGACTTTGAACGCAAAACGGAGGCCGAACTGAAACGCGATAAATTTCTCTACAACGACAAGGTCAAACCCGTCGTCGGTCGGGTACGGACCTTTACACTGGGCATTGCCGGA
- a CDS encoding predicted protein, with product MQFLGSFLDKQLPPRIGVPEIAFLGRSNVGKSSLLNRLSSSARQLPTHNDQARVGKTPGATASVNLYALLDAKESQILGWVDLPGFGYAKLSKQVKESVQETAENYLARRQELVLGILLVDARRIPSNDDRAVLAALFDMGIPVVVVATKVDKLNPNELRSGLAEIRDGLGLPDGQPLPVSSVTGEGTRDLWRIILEAC from the coding sequence ATGCAGTTCCTTGGATCCTTCCTCGACAAACAATTGCCTCCAAGGATTGGTGTTCCCGAAATCGCCTTTTTGGGACGTTCCAACGTGGGGAAATCCTCCCTCCTGAATCggttgtcctcgtcggccCGGCAACTACCCACCCACAACGACCAAGCCCGGGTCGGCAAAACACCAGGCGCTACCGCCAGTGTCAATCTCTACGCTCTGTTGGACGCCAAGGAATCCCAAATACTGGGATGGGTGGACTTGCCCGGCTTTGGCTACGCCAAATTGAGTAAACAAGTAAAAGAATCGGTCCAGGAGACGGCTGAAAATTACCTCGCCCGACGACAAGAACTCGTCCTGGGTATCCTGTTGGTGGACGCTCGTCGCATCCCCAGTAACGACGATCGCGCCGTCCTGGCCGCTCTCTTTGACATGGGCATCCCCGTCGTGGTGGTAGCCACCAAAGTGGACAAGTTGAACCCGAACGAGTTACGCTCCGGTTTGGCAGAAATCCGGGACGGGCTCGGTCTACCCGACGGCCAGCCCTTGCCCGTCAGTAGCGTTACCGGAGAAGGGACCCGGGATTTGTGGAGAATCATACTGGAAGCCTGC